Proteins encoded by one window of Pecten maximus chromosome 15, xPecMax1.1, whole genome shotgun sequence:
- the LOC117343776 gene encoding E3 ubiquitin-protein ligase E3D-like codes for MALTDELTRQQGGEILIYCEFKRALSLLNTSIISDRLTNKFENNVTIIVEENLITIREKGKVLCCDFVEAKLSPLTCRGLKYFPNGELQFTIYVDSEVNQEMYHMDTNHSKQSDFVEKIQLYQDKCYCAKCGQKIFADHCIFMRVLALPSENWADYSDMWFCHNHEGEENNVTPHQGKLLLPKEKQCLVGDTYLLVQGRHLKPGHTRTTGDALHCQRCGNQLGGKIHEGSGHGEVGLCRTYPVYKIFRHSVLFHRLEETIDRGPKFEVMTEDYFANLIVEQSHLYTSFRLVIEANKGEHTVTCLVWLIDPCLMVYIDRCSLDESRIQLRPTKVLKMLYKCQIQPGGCPPSPDHTFSSWKTDQAVHSIQLPYPMCVQLVSLLVQSSKCVPRSQRFLNKFFVGFLRYADKGG; via the exons ATGGCGCTGACCGATGAGTTAACAAGGCAGCAGGGCGGCGAGATACTTATTTACTGCGAGTTTAAAAGAGCATTGTCATTGTTAAATACCTCGATAATAAGCGACAG ACTCACCAATAAATTTGAGAATAATGTGACGATAATTGTGGAGGAGAATTTGATAACTATACGAGAAAAAGGAAAAGTGCTGTGTTGTGACTTTGTTGAGGctaagttgtctcccctgacatgCAGGGGTCTGAAATACTTCCCAAATGGCGAACTTCAGTTTACAATATATGTGGACAGTGAGGTGAATCAGGAAATGTACCACATGGACACAAATCACTCAAAACAGTCGGACTTTGTAGAGAAAATCCAGCTGTATCAAGACAAGTGCTACTGTGCAAAGTGTGGCCAGAAGATTTTTGCAGACCACTG TATCTTCATGAGAGTGTTGGCTCTGCCATCAGAGAACTGGGCTGACTACAGCGACATGTGGTTCTGTCACAATCACGAAGGCGAGGAGAATAATGTGACACCCCATCAAGGCAAACTCTTACTGCCCAAGGAGAAACAGTGTCTGGTTGGCGACACCTACTTATTGGTGCAGGGGCGTCACCTGAAGCCCGGTCATACACGAACCACCGGAGACGCCCTTCACTGTCAGCGCTGTGGTAACCAGCTGGGTGGTAAAATCCATGAAGGATCAGGACATGGAG AGGTTGGGCTGTGTCGGACATATCCCGTATATAAGATTTTCAGACACAGTGTACTGTTTCACAGACTGGAAGAAACTATTGACAGAGGTCCCAA GTTTGAAGTGATGACAGAGGACTACTTTGCTAACTTGATCGTAGAGCAGAGTCATCTGTACACAAGTTTCCGCCTGGTCATTGAGGCGAACAAGGGAGaacacactgtaacatgtctg GTTTGGCTAATCGACCCATGTCTGATGGTATACATAGACCGCTGTTCATTAGACGAGTCTCGTATTCAGCTCCGACCGACAAAAGTGCTGAAAATGTTATACAAGTGTCAGATTCAGCCGGGAGG TTGCCCACCAAGCCCTGACCATACATTTTCATCCTGGAAAACTGACCAAGCTGTCCACAGCATCCAGCTGCCGTACCCAATGTGTGTCCAGCTAGTGTCATTACTGGTTCAAAGTTCAAAATGTGTACCTCGATCACAGAGGTTCCTCAACAAGTTCTTT GTTGGTTTCTTGAGGTATGCAGACAAAGGAGGGTAA